ATCACCTGCTCTGGAGCTAGCTatggcaactatggctggtacCAGCAGAAggtccctggcactgcccctgtCACTGTGATCTACAACAGTAACCAGAGACCCTCGGGCATTCCTTCGCGATTCTCCGGATCCTATTCCAGCTCCACGGGCACGTTAACCATCACTGGGGTCCAAGCCGAGGACGAGGCTGTCTATTACTGTGgtagcagtgacagcagcagtggcagttgGTATGGTGATAAAGGGAGATGTAGAAATTAGGTACAGAGGAGTTAAAGATGGAGTTTCTCTGTCCTGTCTCTCAGGGCTGAGCAGGCCTGTGGGCTTGATGCAGCTTCATCTGCCCCCTCCATGACCATTGGCTCTGAAATGCCTCCTGCTTGCCCCATGCAGTGCACGAAGaggccctggggctctgcagtgcCTTGCATTGCCATGTCCTCAGCCCCACCACCTcattctgctgccagccacCTCCTCTTGCTCTGCCAGGTCTCTTCATGGGACCCTGACCTTGAGTTCAGGCCTTGGGCTTTGTCTGAAACACTGATCCCTCCATTCCCTCAGGACTTTTTGACACAGGAGCCCTGTCTTGTTTTAGAGAGAGCTGTCCTGGGGTACACACTGGTCCAGGCAGCATCTCTCAGTGAGCTGTCTGAGGTATCAGCCAGTCTGGAAGAGACTTTCAAGTAGCAGTGGCAATGTCTGGTCCCAGGAGAAGTCCCTGTCACTGTGAACTACGATAGCAGAAGGAGATCCACAGTGGTGCTGGCCCCTGCCAGTTCAGGGCTGATGCACACTCATCTCTGGTGGCAGCAACTGTGCCAAAGGACCCTGTGTCTGTGTGACAGGCTCTCccctgtgagcacagcctgcCGTGGGCACGGTGCCATGCAGAAACCCTGATGGttgtgcccagggctggagcaatCTCTGGACTTGGTGCAAGCCgcggcagggctgagggcagagTCCTGTGCTCTCAGTTCCTGCAGTGCCGTCCCTGAGGCCCTTCTTGTCCCCACACGGTGTCAGTGTGGCTCCGCTGCGCAGGCAGGAGGCTCACGGGGCAGGCGGGAGGCGGAGGGGCTGTGGCCGGCCGGGGGCCAGCGGGGTTCAGAGCAGCCCCGGCGGCTCCTTTGGCGGCTGCCGGGCCCGTGCTGTGcgcagggggcacaggggctgccccggccgGACATGATTTTCCCTGGCGTTGTAGAGCCTAGAACTCCTGATCTTGATGTGGCTCCCACTCCATTTCAAAGCGCACTTCTCTTCTCTGCACTTCTTTTGTGGCAATTCAGAGGCCCAGGATGGCGGCCTCGGTTGAAGCAGAATGTGTGCAGCAAGGCCATGGtccagctgggcaggagcagggtcaGGGTGGTCCCCAGCAGatctgagagctcagcagccATGGTGAGGAAGGAGCAGGCACCCCAGGCCAATCTTGCTGCCTTTGGTGGGACAGAGATTCCTGCAGTGGGTGGAGggagcagtgggacaggagGTCTAGGAAGCATTGGGTGCCACATATCCATGGAGAGCCTGTGCCTGGGCAGGTGGGAGCTTAAAAATGGGTGAAggcccacagcacagccccatcacTGTGAGGACATGGAGCTGGTGGCATTGCACCATGGCCTGGGCCCTTCTCCTCACAGTGCTCACCACAGCTCAGGTGCCATGGCCAGACTCGCTGTGCCTGCAGTGGGCCTTTGGGCACAGGgaccctgtcctgctgcccaggcAGGCCTGTGCTCCTGGGACACTGACTGACCCCTgacttctcccctctcttctctccctctccaggTTCCCTGGTCCAGGCAGCGCTGACTCAGCAGCCATCCGAGATATCGGCCAAGGTCGGAGACACCGTCAGGATCACCTGCActggtagcagcagcagctaTAGCTGGCACCAGCAATGCCCCTGTCACTCTGATCTACTACAGTGACAAGAGGCCCTCGGACATCCCTTCGCGATTCTCCGGATCCAAGTCCGGCTCCACGGGCACGTTAACCATCACTGGGGTCCAAGCCGAGGACGAGGCTGTCTATTACTGTGGTAGCTatgacagcagcagtggcagcagctaTGGTGTGTGGTGACCATGAGTAAAAGAAAGTGACAGAGACTCAAAATGTAGAggaaagattttggctcttctCCCTCCTGGCAGTTCTTGGTGTAGCTGTGTCCTCCACAGCCTCTTGATACTAATGACCATGTGCTCCTAAGATGCCAAAGCTGCTTCTGTGCAGCCGTTTGCcatgggctgggctctgctcctggaaTGTGCTTGTGACCATGTCCCTGTCTGTTCTGTCCAACACTGTTGCATTCCTTGTAATCTTGTCTAGGCAGGCCTATGCTCCTGGGACACTGACTGACCCCCttcttctcccctctcttctctccctctccaggTTCCCTGGTCCAGGCAGCACTAATTCAGCCACCATCCTTGCTGCCACCGGCATGGAAGAGACTGTCAGGATCTCCTGCTCTGGGGGTAGCAGCAGCTATGGCTATGGCTGGTACCAGCAGAAGGTTCCTGGCACTGGCCCTGTCACTGTGATCTACAGCAGTGACAAGAGACCCTCGGACATCCCTTCGCAATTCTCCGGCTCTGGGGGCACGTTAACCATCACTGGGGTCCAAGCCGAGGACGAGGCTGTCTATTACTGTGGTGGCTGGGACAGCAGTGCTGGTCAGGACTGAGGTCCCCTGAAAGATGGTTGTTGTTGACCATGGATGATGTGGGATGCTGCTtctgaggaatgactgaggttTGAGAACTGCAGTTTACAGGGATGGATTGACAGTGCACAAGAAGCCCCTGGCTTTAGGGATCACTGGTGGGACCAACACCCTATTCTGCCATCTGGACCTTTGGCCATCACCATGTCAGGTGTAACTCATCATAAATCTGGCAGATTTTCCTCAACAGTTGAAATGTGGTATGGAAAGAGTCTCCTAATGAAGGAGCTGAGTGGGAGCTGGGGAAAGATGTACTGGCAGGTTCCTGCCTTGTGAATAGAGTCTTGATTTCATGGAGGAGCCATGGCCCAGACATGTGGTGGCTTAAAGGCTAGACAAGATACACAGCACAGCCCAACCAAGGGTGAGGACATGGAGCTGGTGggactgcaccatgggcctggGGCCCTCCCCTACTCACAGTGTTCACCTACAGCTCAGGTGCCATGACCAAAGTCACTGTGCCTGGACAGGGCTTCTGTATGCAGTGCACATCCTTCTGCTCTGGGAAAGCCGTGTTCCTGGGTTGCAGATTGATCACCTGTCTTCTCCcctcttttctctccctctccaggTTTCCTGGTCCAGGCAGCATCACTGAGTCAGCCACCCGAGATGTCAGCCAAGGTGGGAGACACCGTCAGGATCACCTGCACTGGGGGTAGCAGCAACTATTATGGCTGGTTCCAGCAGAAggtccctggcactgcccctgtCACTGTGATCTATCGGGATAGCAGCAGACCCTCGGGCATCCCTTCGCGATTCTCCGGCTCTGCCTCCGGCACCACGGCCACATTAACCATCACTGGGGTCCAAGCCGAGGACGAGGCTGTCTATTTCTGTGGTagcagggaaagcagcagctatGTTGGTGAAGTGACAAAGACAGAAGAATTAAAAACATAGATTCTCAGTCCTTCTCATGGCCAAGCAGAGTTGTAGATGTGGGGCTGGGACAGATTATGTCTCCTCTGCATGACCATAACTATGAATACCATTTTTTGTCCTACTGAACAGGAGGCTGGGGACCATTGTCCTCCCCTCTACAAAACTCATGTTGTAGCTGTGTTCCACACCTCACTGCCTCTTGCTACTGATAACCATGTCCACCTGCATCTGCCAGAGCTGACTCTCTGCTGAGATGCCTTGGCCTGGGCTCTACTCCTCAAATATGCTCGTGACTGTGTCTGGGTTCATTCTCCTCTGACTGTGGCATTCCCTGTAACCTTGGTCCACAGGCAGGTCTGTTCTCCCGGGACACTGACTGaccccctctcctcccctctcttctctccTTCTCCATGTTCCCTGGTCCAGGCAGCATCAGTGACTCAGCCATCCTCGATGTCAGCCAATGTGGGAGACACCGTCAGGATCACCTGCTCTGGAGCTAGCAGCAGCTGGTATGGCTGGTACCAGCAGAAGGTCCCTGGCACTGGCCCTGTCACTGTGATCTACGATAATACCAACAGACCCTCGGACATCCCTTCGCGATTCTCCGGATCCTTGTCCGGCTCCACGGGCACGTTAACCATCACTGGGGTCCAAGCCGAGGACGAGGCTGTCTATTTCTGTGGTGCCTATGACAGCAGTGTTGCTCAGATTCTTGTTGATGGTGGGGTAATTTTTTTACTCCTCTTGATTGCTGAACCTTTCCCTTGGTGGGGAAGAGTTTCAGAGCAGAGGCAGTTCCTATCCTTGCTGCCTGCAGCTATTTTGGCTCTTGTTTTACCTGGTTTTGTCTGCAGTTCTGACCTCATGCCACATCCTATCTCATGTCTGTAGTGTGTTGAAGATGTTCCCATTACCTTGTCATGCATTATAACCACACAGACCTTCTCACTGCCTAGGGAACCCCTGCCTTGCAGTCCCTGACTGCTGGCTTGGACGTGGTTCCTGTTGCTCCATGGGCAGGGGTGTCTCCAACTGCCCCAGATGCTGGGTGTCCACAGCAGTccatgtccccaggctgtccagCCTCAGTCCCTGGGATGAGGagtgccctgaggggcagtggTGAGGGAGAGGTTTCAGGCTCTGGCTACAGCAATCTCACAGGAGTGCCCAGGGTGGGGGTTGCACCCAGGGTGTCCCACATGTGTGCCTGAAGGTGGAGTTCTCCCATTACTGTTCCCCTGCCTGAGGAGGGCAGTGCTCCTGTGCCACTGACTGCCTcttctcccctctctccttcccctcTCCAGGTTCCCTggtccaggcagcagcagtgactcAGCCACCCTCAATGTCAGCCAAGGTTGGACACACAGTCAGGATCACCTGCTCTGGGGGTGGCAGCTACTATGGCTGGTACCAGCAGAAGGTCCCTGGCACTGGCCCTGTCACTGTGATCTACGATAATACCAACAGACCCTCGGGCATCCCTTCGCGATTCTCCGGATCCCAGTCCGGCTCCTCGGCCACGTTAACCATCACTGGGGTCCAAGCCGAGGACGAGGCTGTCTATTACTGTGGtggccaggacagcagcagtggTGGCTATGGTGTATAGTGACAATAAAAAGTAGGAAGTGAGAATTCCAAGGGTTTCCAGActccaaaactgaagaaaatatttcagccaTCCTCCCTTTTGGCTGGCTGTGGGGTAGGTTCCTGTCCCCTCTGTACAGCAAGGGCTACAAATGTCCTTCTTTCACTGCCCCACAGAACTGGGGGTTCTCTTGTTCTCCACCGTGTTTGAAGGTCATTGTCCTTGTCCCTACAAAGATCAGTATGGCTTTGTCCCCCAACCCATCACATCCTGCTACAGATGACCAtctgcccctcctgctgcctctgtgctGGGGTGCCTTGGGCCCTGTCACTCTGATCTATGGCAGCAACAACAGACCCTCGGGAATCCCTTCCCGATTCTCCGGATCCTGGTCCAGCTACACGGGCACGTTAACCATCACTGGGGTCCAAGCCGAGGACGAGGCTGTCTATTACTGTGGTGGTGATGACAGCAGTGGTAGTGATAAGGACGAGTAATGGGGAAGTGAGACACAGAAGCCAGTGTCAGGAGAGGAAGGTTTTGAGCCATTTTTTCTCATGGACAAACAAAGCCGTGATAGTGGAGTTGAGGCGGGTTCCTGTCCCCTGCCTAAGGACATGAATGTTCATGACAAGGCATAGGAGGGGACTCTTTCCCCTGTCCCCATAATAGGAATTCCACTGCCTCATCTCCAGACCTGTTGCCTTTTGCTTCAGGCggctccctcctgctgctgcagctgctacTGCTGAAGCTGCTTCTCCTGCATTGCtctgggccaggctgggcccTGATTCCCCCAGAGGTTTCTGTAGCCACGACCAGGTCCCTTTCCCCAAGAGGGTGATGGTCtattgctctgctgctgccagctctccttCCAGGTCCATGGGTCTCTAATCTTCCTCTCTGTCTTGAGTCTGTGTGTCCCACTGTGGCATGGACCATGGGCACAGGAGGCTGTCATACTGCCTGGGTAGGGATGTGCTCCCAGGGCAATGGCTCACCCCATCTTATTGCCTTTCACCTCTCCTTCTCCAGGCTCCCTGGTACAGTCAGTCATCCTTGGTGCCAGACAACCTGGGACAAAGTGTCTGGGCTATATGCTCTGAGAGCCACAATGAGTATGGCTGGTACCAGCAGAAggtccctggcactgcccctgtCACTGTGATCTACTGGGATGACGTAAGACCCTCGGACATTCCTTTGTGATTCTGGTTTTGTGTCTGGCTCCAGAGTGTCACTGGTGTTCAAGCTGAGGGCAAGGCTGTCTACTGCTGTGGTAGAttcaacagcagcagtgctgatcTCATGGTGACACTGTCCCACAGACAAGCGAGATCTTGAGTGTCAAAAAGGCTGGTTTTGGTGCCTCATTCCACTCCACCAGGCATGACCACCTCTCCAGCTTTGGGACTGttccattcccttccctttccattccattccattcccatGTCTTAGGGCTGTGACTCTGAGTATGATGTGGCACTGAAGATGGTTTCCCAGAGAACTTGTGGAagtccatccctggaagtgttcaaggcaaggctggatgaggcttagagcaacctggtctagtgaaaggtgtccctgcccaaggcaggagTGTTGATGGtatttaatgtcccttccaactcaaaccactCCATGATTATATGACTATGTTCCCAGTGgctgggtgctggtgctgcagaagCCCTGACCTGGGCTCATCCTCACTGCCCAGGTGaggggcagaggagcctgggACAATGTTAGGACCTGCAGCcagtggagctgcagccagtggAGCTTCCCAAGAACACCTTTGCTACACACTTGTTCCACAGTCTGAGTCCtgcccagggcctggcagcATTGCAGCTGCCCTGACAGCTCAGGACTGGGCATGTGGGCATTTGCCAGGAGCCCTGGATGCTCTTGCTGGGCATGGAGAGCTTGTGCCACAGCCCATGGCTCTGGCTtagctgtccccagtgtccatGTCTCTGCAGCAAAACACCTTgatctgctgcaggggcagcaaCAATGCTTATGGCTGGTACCAGCAGAAggtccctggcactgcccctgtCACTGTGATCTATGCTGGTAACAGCAGACCCTCGGACATCCCTTCGCGATTCTCCGCGTCCACATCCGGCTCCACGAACACGTTAACCATCACTGGGGTCCAAGCCGAGGACGAGGCTGTCTATTTCTGTGGTGGtgaggacagcagcagcagtgcttccACCGTGATGTGCAGCAGTTGGGGAAGTGATGCAAAAACCTCCTGCTATTGCAAGTATCAGTCAGGAGTTTCTGCTGTGCCTGCTTGATGCGGGTCAGGCCCCCACCATGGCCCTGCCCTTGCTGCCCTGCACTGAATGTGGCTGTGCCTGGTGTCTCAGCCTGGCACTCCCTTAAAGCTCCACGTCCCTGCTCATTCCCTGGCACTTCGGGAGGGGATATGTAGCACTTGGAAACACACTTGCCTCCATGGCCACAATACCCATGGCTGGGTCcaagcagaggaggaggagaagcaggaggaggtTATCACTCTTCTGGCTGGGACACCAGTGTTGATCAGGGCCATGGTAACTCCCAGACCAGGAAAAGGGAGACACAGGCCCACTGTTGCCCCAGTGGGGCACCCTCGGGTGCTGCCTGAAGCTGCCCAGGCACAGCATGGAGCAGCATCTGTGCCTGTGTGGCAATTCCTGCTATGGGACACatgctgtgctccagcaggTCCCCTCCATACAACTCACAGGGAGATAGCcttgcagccctgccctgcccatgcCAGCCAGGCTCCTGGTGCCCTTGGCACCCTGGGGACAACATAGTCGGGGACAGGGAGGGTCCTGGGGGAGAGGGAATTTCCTGGGATGCAGCCACTCTTTGTCTGGGTTGGGACTGCCAAAGACAACCATGATCCCTGTGCCCCGAGTTGGAGCAGGACTGACCAGGAcctgccccagctctggctgctgagcaCTAGCACACTGGGCTCATGATCAGCTAATGGGGAGGCATTGCTGGACCTGGCTCAGTGCTGGCCTGCTCCCATTGTTCTGGGGTGTGAATGCCTGGGAAGAGCAAAGGTCTTGGTCTTGAGTGGTGGATTTCAGCTGTTAGAGGAAAAGCCAGGGCACAAAAGCAGGAGAGCAAGGGGGTATTTTACAGGCCTGGAATTCCCATGGGAGGCAAAAACTCCAAAAATTAGTTGGGGGATGATGGATCTTGGCATTGTTCCAGTTCTAtcactgggagctgcaggtACTCCTGTATGCCCATGCCACAGCACCCAGCTCTCCCTTCTCCTTAGACACTGCAGCCACTCAGCCTGGTGTGGGGACAGGGGTGTCAATGCTGTGGGTTTCAGGCTCAGAGCTGGGGGGTGTCTCTGCTTTGTGTCTGGGGACTAGCTCTGCTACACCTGGGGTGGTGGGGCTGGgtgtggagcagggagggatgtGCGGAGAGAGGCGCGGGCAGGATCCGGCCGTGACCGCAGGCTCAGATTTGCATGGAGGGGACGTGTCCTCGGCGGGCGGGGGCTTAAAAGGGAGTCAGGgtccacagcacagccccatcatTCTGGGGACGCTGAGCCGGTGGGAttgaaccatggcctgggcCCCTCTTCTCTTCGTGGTGCTCGCCCACAGCACAGGTGCCATGGCCAGACTCGCTGTGCCTGCACTGGGCCTTTGGGCACAGCgaccctgtcctgctgcccaggcAGGCCTGTGCACCTGGGACACTGACTGACCCCTgtcttctcccctctcttctctccctctccaggTTCCCTGGTCCAGGCAGCGCTGACTCAGCCATCCGAGATATCGGCCAAGGTCGGAGACACCGTCAGGATCacctgcactggcagcagctacagctATGGCTGGTACCAGCAGAAggtccctggcactgcccctgtCACTGTGATCTACTACAATGACAAGAGACCCTCGGACATCCCTTCGCGATTCTCCGGATCCAAGTCCGGCTCCTCGGGCACGTTAACCATCACTGGGGTCCAAGCCGAGGACGAGGCTGTCTATTACTGTGGTGGCTATGACAGCAGCAGTACTGCTGCACCGTGACACAGAGCAAAGGGGAAGTGGTACAAAAACCTCCTGCCTCAGCTTACCCTTGGAGCCCCAAGACTGTGCCCATCCTCTGTCATTTGAGGAAGTTATGACCTCTCAGCAATGCTGTCATGGCCCAGGGTGTCCCATGtgtgtgcctgcaggcagaTTTGTCCTTCCACTGTTCCCCTGACCAGAGAGGACCATGCTCCAGGTCACTGGCTGATCCTCATCctcttttctccctcctctccctctccatgTTCCCTGATCCAGGCAGTGCTCGGTATCAGCATCGTGGGACAAGCCATCAAAGTCATCTGCTTCAGTGATGGCAGCAGCTGTGACTGGTACCAGCCTAAGTTTCCTGACTGTGCCCCTGTCATTGGGATCTACTGCAACGACTTGGGACCCCAGACATCCCTTTGGGATTCTCCAGATGCCAGCCCGGCTCCATGAGCACAGTAACCATCTCTGGGGCCCAAGCCCAGGACAAGGCTGTCTGTTAACGTGGTAGCTACCAAAATGGCAGTGATGATGTTACCACGGTGAAACGGAGCAATGGGGATGGGATACAAAGTCTTCCTGCCATGACAGGGGCCTGTTTGGagcctctgctgtccctgtttGGTGAGgcaggtccctggcacagccctgccttttTCTGCCCTGTGTTGAATGTGGATGTTCCCACTGACACAGCTCCATCCTTACAGCCCTCTCCTTGTCATTTGTGGATGAGAGCAGATAGGATAGAACTGAACAGACCATTTCAGATGGAAGAGGCCTTCAATGATCACACAGTCCAACTGCGTGGCCTGCACATCACTTCAGGGATGACAAAAATGTAGGGCATTGTCCAAGTGCCTGTATAACACTTGCAGGCCTGGGATATCAtccagctctgtgctccagagccaagATTCTCCTGGTCTCCCTGGCTGGTTCCCAGGGCCCTGCTGAtgcctcccagcccagctgtgccaggagcctcTGGAACATTACCACATTACAGGCCTCTGGAAACAAAGGAGTTAAAGATGGAGTTTCTCTGTCCTGTTTCTCAGGGCTGAGCAGGCCTGTGGGCTTGATGCAGCTTCATCTGCCCCCTCCATGACCATTGGCTCTGAAATGCCTCCTGCTTGCCCCATGCTGTGCACGAGGaggccctggggctctgcagtgACTGGCATTGCCATGTCCTCAGCCCCACCACCTcattctgctgccagccacCTCCTCTTGCTCTGCCAGGTCTCTTCATGGGGCCCTGACCTTGAGTTCAGGCCttgggctgtgtttggggcagTGACCCCTCTGTTCCATCAGGACTTTTTGGCATAGGAATCCTGTCCTGCAGGTCAGAGAGGGCTGTCCTGGGGCACAGACTGACACCCCTTATTTCCCCTCTCCCTTTCTACATTCCCTGGTGCAGGCAGCATCTCAGAGTCAGCCATCCGAGGTGTCAGCCAGCCTGGGAGAGATTTCAAGATCTCCTGCTCCAGTGTCAATGCCAAAAGCTCCTTCAGCAGCACCCTGCtacacagcacagcctctgtcCTCTTCCATGCGTCTCTCCAAAGAGCGCAGGACTGAAGAGCTGAAAACTGTCCCACTCTTATCCTCCCACAAAATGAAACCGAAACCCCATTGAAGCATGAGAAATGCTCAGAAAATTATCATCCACAATAGAAGGCAGTGGCTTCAACTAAATGCTTTGCATATACAATTTCAGtgatgtttttcctttttttggatAGTTTCAGACTTTGCACAAAAGCATAGACCTTCCCAGAGGCAAAGCAAACCTCTGAAAGAGAAAGTGTTTCAAACCACAAAATCTTCGAAGTGTTACCTGTTTTACAATGAACTATTTATAGAGTTCCTGTGACTCAGGAAGCTCACTGACTCTGCCTCTTTCTAGAACCACTTGCACAAACCACATCATTTGAAAATCTGTGGGTTCAATTTACGTTGGTGCTGCTGGCATTCAGTGGTCCAAGCTGAGCACTTCATCTGTCAATCTGTGGGATTGGCACCACActgtgaaaacatttttcaaagaaGCAGCCAAGACTTCACAGGGAAATTTGAAGTTAATTGGTTTTAGCTGAAACCCATTCTGGCTCACCCCTTCCTTGGCTATCTCAGCTCTGTGTAGGCATCTCCACCTCTTGCCTTTCCATACATTTAGGGTAAATATTAATACAAATAAGTTGCCTGCAGAGACCTTCAGCTATTAGTTCCATTGCTGGTGGTGGGAGCTGCACTGAAGAGTTCAGCCACGACCAAAACTCCACAGGTACAGCTGTGCCCACACCTTCATCCTGCTGCGTCCATCGTGGCATCTCCATCCCATCACCTTCATTCCACTGCACCCACTGGGATATTTCCAGACCATCCTCTCCATCCTCCCACATCCATGGGCTCCAGGACTGCTCTGCCACGAGGCAGGAGGTTTTAGTATGGCCCTGTGTCACTGGGTGGTGTATTCGGGGCCGGGACGATGTTGACCGTGACAGGTGAGTCGCCGACTTCCCCTCGGTCTTTCCTTTCCCACCGCGGAATTTTGACATTTTGTCGATTTTTggtgatttggggtttt
The Passer domesticus isolate bPasDom1 chromosome 17, bPasDom1.hap1, whole genome shotgun sequence DNA segment above includes these coding regions:
- the LOC135282729 gene encoding immunoglobulin lambda-1 light chain-like isoform X1, which produces MAQTCGGLKARQDTQHSPTKGFLVQAASLSQPPEMSAKAASVTQPSSMSANVGDTVRITCSGASSSWYGWYQQKVPGTGPVTVIYDNTNRPSDIPSRFSGSLSGSTGTLTITGVQAEDEAVYFCGAYDSSVAQILVDGSLVQAAAVTQPPSMSAKVGHTVRITCSGGGSYYGWYQQKVPGTGPVTVIYDNTNRPSGIPSRFSGSQSGSSATLTITGVQAEDEAVYYCGGQDSSSGGYGVFGAGTMLTVTGQPQVAPTVHLFPPSSEQIDSQGKATLVCLMENFYPRSVTVEWVGDGNTISTGVETSQPQRQSNNQYMASSYLSLEATKWQSYNSVSCKVRHVAGNVEKTVNRSECY
- the LOC135282853 gene encoding uncharacterized protein LOC135282853 yields the protein MDHGHRRLSYCLGRDVLPGQWLTPSYCLSPLLLQAPWYSQSSLVPDNLGQSVWAICSESHNEYGWYQQKVPGTAPVTVIYWDDVRPSDIPLFNSSSADLMQNTLICCRGSNNAYGWYQQKVPGTAPVTVIYAGNSRPSDIPSRFSASTSGSTNTLTITGVQAEDEAVYFCGGEDSSSSASTVMCSSWGSDAKTSCYCKYQSGVSAVPA
- the LOC135282729 gene encoding immunoglobulin lambda-1 light chain-like isoform X3, yielding MAWAPLLFVVLAHSTGSLVQAALTQPSEISAKVGDTVRITCTGSSYSYGWYQQKVPGTAPVTVIYYNDKRPSDIPSRFSGSKSGSSGTLTITGVQAEDEAVYYCGGYDSSSTGVFGAGTMLTVTGQPQVAPTVHLFPPSSEQIDSQGKATLVCLMENFYPRSVTVEWVGDGNTISTGVETSQPQRQSNNQYMASSYLSLEATKWQSYNSVSCKVRHVAGNVEKTVNRSECY
- the LOC135282729 gene encoding immunoglobulin lambda-1 light chain-like isoform X2, with the translated sequence MAWAPLLFVVLAHSTGSLVQAALTQPSEISAKVGDTVRITCTGSSYSYGWYQQKVPGTAPVTVIYYNDKRPSDIPSRFSGSKSGSSGTLTITGVQAEDEAVYYCGGYDSSSTAGVFGAGTMLTVTGQPQVAPTVHLFPPSSEQIDSQGKATLVCLMENFYPRSVTVEWVGDGNTISTGVETSQPQRQSNNQYMASSYLSLEATKWQSYNSVSCKVRHVAGNVEKTVNRSECY